A genomic window from Camelus ferus isolate YT-003-E chromosome 9, BCGSAC_Cfer_1.0, whole genome shotgun sequence includes:
- the DACT3 gene encoding LOW QUALITY PROTEIN: dapper homolog 3 (The sequence of the model RefSeq protein was modified relative to this genomic sequence to represent the inferred CDS: deleted 1 base in 1 codon) → MIRAFSFPVSPERGRLRGWLEGSLAGLCELHWLRERQEYRVQQALRLAQPGMGGAEAEDEEDADEDEDAAAARRAAAALEEQLEALPGLIWDLGQQLGDLSLESGGLEQESGRSSGFYEDPSSTGGPDSPPSTFCGDSGFSGSGSYGRLGPSEPRGIYASERPKSLGDASPSAHEAVGARAAVPRSFSAPYPTAAGSAGPEACSSAERRARAGPFLTPSPLHAVALRSPRPCGRPPADSPDAAGVGRPLDGYISALLRRRRRRGAGQPRTSPGGADGGPRRQNSVRQRPPDASPPPGGARPAPEPPVERAGVRSASPAPLGRSWASPWESEVAPEPSAPPAIPSPPDSPVEGRLVKAQYIPGAQAATRGLPGRAARRKAPPLTRGRSVEQSPPRERPRAAGRRGRMTEATGRRGSPRARKAARSQSETSLLGRAAAVPPGPPKYPTAEREEPRPPRPRRGPAPTLAAQAAGSCRRWRSTAEIDAADGRRGRPRGPTARAPAPGPSPSAPQRRLLYGCAGSDSECSAGRLGPLGRRGPTGGVGGGYGESESSASEAESPAFSSASSDSDGSGGLVWPQQLVAATAASGPAAGAGGGAPAGPAKVFVKIKASHALKKKILRFRSGSLKVMTTV, encoded by the exons ATGATCCGGGCCTTCTCGTTCCCGGTGAGCCCCGAGCGGGGTAGGCTACGGGGCTGGCTAGAGGGCAGCCTGGCCGGGCTCTGCGAGTTACACTGGCTCCGAGAGAGGCAGGAGTACCGCGTGCAGCAGGCGCTGCGGCTGGCCCAGCCCGGAATGGGGGGCGCAGAGGCCGAGGACGAGGAGGACGCCGACGAGGACGAAGATGCGGCGGCGGCGCGCCGGGCCGCAGCGGCTCTGGAAGAGCAGCTG GAGGCCTTGCCTGGGCTCATCTGGGACCTGGGCCAGCAGCTGGGAGACCTGAGCCTGGAGTCTGGAGGCCTGGAACAGGAGAGCGGGCGCAGCTCAG GCTTCTATGAAGACCCCAGCTCTACAGGAGGTCCAGACTCACCACCCTCGACCTTCTGTGGGGACAGTGGCTTCTCTGGATCTGGCTCCTATGGACGCTTGGGTCCCTCTGAACCCCGGGGCATCTATGCCAGCGAGAGGCCCAAGTCCCTAG GAGACGCCAGTCCCAGCGCACACGAAGCGGTGGGCGCTCGGGCAGCTGTGCCGCGGTCCTTCTCTGCGCCCTACCCAACAGCAGCGGGGTCTGCGGGCCCGGAGGCCTGCTCCTCGGCGGAGCGACGGGCCCGTGCGGGGCCCTTCCTGACGCCCAGCCCCCTGCACGCCGTGGCGCTGCGCAGCCCGCGGCCGTGCGGCCGTCCTCCCGCGGACTCGCCAGACGCAGCGGGCGTGGGGCGGCCCCTGGACGGCTACATCTCGGCGCTCCTGCGCAGGCGCCGCCGCCGGGGGGCGGGCCAGCCCCGGACCAGTCCCGGGGGCGCGGACGGGGGCCCGCGGCGCCAGAACAGCGTGCGCCAGCGGCCACCCGACGCGTCCCCGCCCCCCGGAGGCGCGCGGCCCGCGCCCGAGCCCCCGGTGGAGCGCGCGGGGGTCCGTTCCGCCAGCCCGGCTCCTTTGGGCCGCTCTTGGGCCTCGCCGTGGGAGTCGGAGGTGGCCCCCGAGCCCTCCGCGCCGCCCGCTATCCCCTCACCCCCCGACAGCCCA GTCGAGGGCCGCCTGGTGAAGGCGCAGTACATCCCGGGAGCTCAGGCCGCCACACGCGGCCTCCCGGGCCGCGCGGCGCGCCGCAAAGCGCCCCCACTGACCCGGGGCCGCAGTGTGGAGCAGTCCCCACCCCGGGAGCGTCCCCGAGCCGCGGGCCGCCGCGGACGCATGACCGAGGCCACAGGCCGCCGGGGCTCGCCCAGGGCTCGCAAGGCCGCGCGCTCCCAGTCTGAGACCAGCCTTTTAGGCCGCGCCGCCGCGGTTCCTCCAGGCCCCCCCAAGTACCCCACAGCTGAACGAGAAGAGCCTCGGCCGCCGCGGCCTCGCCGTGGTCCGGCACCCACGCTCGCGGCTCAGGCTGCAGGGTCCTGCCGCCGCTGGCGCTCCACGGCCGAGATCGACGCCGCCGATGGGCGCCGAGGCCGTCCCCGCGGCCCCACCGCCCGAGCCCCGGCCCCTGGCCCATCCCCGTCAGCTCCTCAGCGCCGTCTGCTCTACGGCTGCGCAGGCAGCGACTCGGAGTGCTCGGCTGGGCGTCTGGGGCCCCTCGGACGCCGGGGGCCGACAGGCGGCGTCGGAGGCGGCTACGGGGAGAGTGAATCGAGCGCCAGTGAGGCGGAGTCTCCTGCCTTCAGCTCCGCATCCAGCGACTCTGATGGCAGCGGTGGCCTCGTGTGGCCGCAGCAGCTAGTGGCAGCCACCGCGGCCTCTGGGCCAGCGGCTGGTGCAGGTGGAGGGGCGCCCGCGGGTCCTGCCAAAGTCTTTGTGAAGATCAAGGCTTCCCATGCGCTCAAGAAAAAGATACTACGTTTCCGTTCGGGTTCTCTCAAGGTCATGACTACAGTGTGA